One Pyrus communis chromosome 4, drPyrComm1.1, whole genome shotgun sequence genomic region harbors:
- the LOC137730676 gene encoding transcription factor MYB36-like yields MGRAPCCDKANVKKGPWSPEEDARLKAYIEEHGTGGNWIALPQKIGLKRCGKSCRLRWLNYLRPNIKHGGFSEEEDNTICSLYISIGSRWSIIAAQLPGRTDNDIKNYWNTRLKKKLLGRRKQSNINQSPSDQSQDHQLKDAGNTHALSSSALERLQLHMQLQSLQNPFSFYNNPTLWPKLHPLQEKMIQTLRSMNDNNPMMHHRALTSPLQPAQEQKGNINDVHEQLQLTSASILIQQEFAKLCNHKNMDEPENPLNGMSYSDAPCRAFISTSNQVDSTIVAAKADGVEQLNSVGTHDHHHQVNSSFQGEFGDVVNNKCFGLAAQQEDDQIAEFDCFKDINVSKGSLEWWANEFDAKSASSNSWDSISVLHSQGMFQDYELGYNM; encoded by the exons ATGGGACGAGCTCCATGCTGTGACAAGGCCAACGTCAAGAAGGGACCATGGTCACCTGAAGAGGATGCAAGACTTAAGGCCTATATTGAAGAGCATGGTACTGGTGGCAATTGGATTGCTCTTCCTCAGAAAATTG GGCTCAAAAGATGTGGAAAAAGTTGCAGGCTGAGATGGCTCAACTACTTGAGGCCCAACATCAAGCATGGTGGATTCtcagaagaagaagacaacACCATCTGCAGCCTCTATATAAGTATTGGCAGCAG GTGGTCTATAATTGCTGCCCAATTGCCTGGAAGAACTGATAATGATATAAAGAACTACTGGAACACCCGATTGAAGAAAAAGTTACTTGGAAGGCGCAAACAGTCCAATATCAATCAATCTCCGTCTGATCAGAGTCAGGATCACCAGCTCAAGGACGCTGGCAACACACATGCCTTAAGCAGTTCAGCCCTTGAAAGACTTCAACTCCATATGCAGCTTCAAAGCCTTCAGaaccctttttctttctataataATCCTACACTGTGGCCCAAGTTGCACCCTTTGCAAGAAAAGATGATACAGACCCTCCGTTCCATGAATGATAATAACCCTATGATGCACCACCGTGCTCTCACAAGTCCTCTTCAACCAGCTCAAGAGCAGAAGGGTAATATCAATGATGTCCATGAACAATTGCAGCTCACTTCTGCCTCTATCTTAATTCAACAAGAATTTGCAAAATTATGCAATCACAAAAATATGGATGAACCGGAGAATCCTTTGAATGGCATGTCATACTCGGACGCCCCCTGTCGTGCTTTCATCTCCACAAGTAATCAAGTGGACTCAACTATTGTGGCGGCAAAAGCCGATGGTGTAGAGCAGTTAAACAGTGTCGGAACTCATGATCATCATCACCAGGTTAATTCGAGCTTCCAAGGTGAATTTGGTGACGTTGTTAACAATAAATGTTTTGGTCTTGCAGCACAACAGGAAGATGATCAAATAGCTGAATTTGATTGTTTCAAAGACATCAATGTCTCCAAGGGCAGCTTGGAGTGGTGGGCTAACGAGTTTGACGCCAAATCTGCCTCTTCAAACTCCTGGGATTCTATTTCTGTTCTTCACTCCCAAGGGATGTTTCAAGACTATGAATTAGGTTACAACATGTAG